In Brevibacillus brevis NBRC 100599, a single genomic region encodes these proteins:
- a CDS encoding TetR/AcrR family transcriptional regulator, whose product MPKLGMEPKRRADVINATLTCISNHGIDGMTLDKVAEYADCSKGVVTYYFKNKDNLTSEAFQAFLAYYGLKIEADIENTMTAQEMMDVTLAHILPPYVNDKEKRINVSQLHGIAEMYIPHEDQARLFVQFFSKAALDPKLQEVVAKSYTRDLQGITKIFEYGKQTGLMSAEDSQNAAYGLMAMVVGLSFFRVASVSPATGGDNRYICEDYVRQITNRR is encoded by the coding sequence ATGCCCAAATTAGGAATGGAACCAAAGCGCCGAGCGGATGTCATCAATGCGACCCTCACTTGTATTAGCAATCACGGGATTGATGGCATGACACTGGATAAGGTGGCGGAGTATGCGGACTGCTCAAAGGGTGTCGTCACGTATTACTTTAAGAATAAGGATAATTTGACGAGTGAAGCCTTTCAGGCATTTTTGGCCTACTATGGCTTGAAAATCGAAGCTGACATTGAGAACACCATGACCGCCCAGGAAATGATGGACGTTACGCTTGCACACATCTTGCCGCCATACGTGAACGACAAGGAAAAACGGATCAATGTTTCGCAGCTGCATGGCATCGCTGAGATGTACATCCCGCATGAAGATCAAGCAAGACTCTTTGTCCAATTCTTCTCCAAAGCCGCATTGGACCCCAAGCTGCAAGAAGTGGTTGCGAAGAGTTATACGAGAGATTTGCAGGGCATCACCAAGATTTTTGAATACGGCAAGCAAACCGGGCTTATGTCTGCAGAGGATTCACAAAACGCTGCCTACGGACTTATGGCAATGGTTGTTGGCTTGAGCTTCTTTCGAGTGGCGAGCGTTTCGCCAGCAACCGGTGGAGACAACCGATATATTTGTGAGGATTATGTGAGGCAGATTACCAATAGAAGATGA
- a CDS encoding MarR family transcriptional regulator, whose protein sequence is MSRKNKCEHTSDQLPKLGIQPYLHLMETTALQNTDRKLAHLGLLMLWLGDNAIDVIDLNLEKFGITECKWDVLLLLTLHKDRELITPSSLADRLGIRRASVTALLDWLEKRHWIIREQSTLDGRKIHVKITQEGRELVTSVLPVFWSACSSIMSELEEEERMLLEKILMKLNNSMEEKLGVGR, encoded by the coding sequence ATGAGCAGAAAAAACAAGTGTGAGCATACATCCGATCAATTGCCGAAACTTGGTATTCAGCCATATTTGCATCTGATGGAAACAACTGCTCTGCAAAATACGGATCGCAAATTGGCTCATTTGGGATTATTGATGCTATGGCTGGGGGATAACGCCATAGACGTCATTGATTTGAATTTGGAGAAATTCGGCATAACGGAATGTAAATGGGACGTATTGCTGTTGCTTACGTTACATAAAGACAGAGAACTTATCACCCCTTCTTCGCTTGCAGACAGGCTGGGGATTCGGCGTGCTTCTGTTACAGCTTTGCTGGACTGGCTGGAAAAAAGGCACTGGATCATCAGGGAGCAAAGCACGCTGGATGGTCGCAAGATTCATGTCAAAATAACGCAAGAAGGCAGAGAATTAGTAACCAGCGTACTGCCAGTTTTTTGGTCTGCTTGCTCCTCCATTATGAGCGAATTAGAAGAGGAAGAACGGATGCTGTTGGAAAAAATCTTGATGAAGTTGAATAACAGCATGGAAGAGAAACTGGGGGTGGGAAGATAA
- a CDS encoding formylglycine-generating enzyme family protein, whose amino-acid sequence MERSYTMVSIPAGHIELRDDRIKATWTTEVNAFLLAPVPVTNALYFSVVQKAAGPSDHPEAPVVNVSWNDAISFCNLLSQQAGLTECYSISEDGERVGWNEEADGYRLPTEAEWQYACKAGTGGYRYGELDEIAWYEGNAEGTAHAVGQKQPNAWGLYDMLGNVWEWCWDLYDVNVYGSYRIFRGGSWAEEARGCGATCRRRSHPTFRIDDLGFRLARGACKIQKNPLY is encoded by the coding sequence ATGGAGCGGTCGTATACTATGGTGAGCATCCCAGCAGGGCATATCGAATTACGGGACGATCGAATCAAGGCGACATGGACAACCGAGGTGAACGCTTTTTTACTCGCACCGGTTCCTGTTACGAATGCGTTATACTTCTCGGTTGTACAAAAAGCAGCTGGACCGAGTGACCACCCAGAGGCTCCCGTCGTGAATGTCTCGTGGAATGATGCGATTTCGTTTTGCAATCTGCTTTCTCAGCAAGCAGGTCTCACGGAATGCTACTCGATAAGTGAAGATGGTGAGCGTGTTGGTTGGAACGAGGAAGCGGATGGCTATCGTCTGCCGACAGAGGCGGAATGGCAGTACGCTTGCAAAGCAGGGACGGGTGGTTATCGGTACGGCGAGCTGGATGAGATCGCATGGTACGAAGGGAATGCTGAGGGTACAGCACATGCAGTAGGACAAAAGCAGCCGAATGCGTGGGGGCTCTATGACATGCTGGGAAATGTTTGGGAGTGGTGCTGGGACCTTTACGATGTAAACGTCTATGGCTCCTACCGAATTTTTCGCGGTGGTAGCTGGGCAGAAGAGGCCAGAGGCTGTGGGGCGACGTGCCGCAGACGCAGTCACCCCACGTTTCGAATTGATGATCTCGGCTTTCGTCTTGCCAGAGGGGCTTGCAAAATCCAAAAAAATCCTTTATATTGA
- a CDS encoding DUF4180 domain-containing protein, translated as MNITKVEAGGKNIAIVSGSEVLIGDVQSALDLIATVHYQADSERIVLNKSLLNESFFDLKTRLAGEILQKFINYRVKVAIVGDFSVYTSKSLKDFIYESNNGNDIFFLPTEEQAIEKLSQVK; from the coding sequence ATGAATATTACAAAGGTAGAAGCTGGCGGAAAAAATATTGCTATTGTGAGTGGTAGCGAGGTTCTTATAGGGGATGTACAGTCCGCATTGGATTTGATTGCAACGGTACACTATCAAGCAGACAGTGAGCGTATTGTTCTCAACAAATCATTGCTGAACGAAAGCTTTTTCGATTTGAAAACACGCCTTGCTGGGGAAATCCTTCAGAAGTTCATCAATTATCGAGTGAAAGTGGCAATTGTAGGAGATTTTTCGGTGTACACAAGTAAAAGTCTAAAAGACTTCATCTATGAATCGAACAACGGAAACGACATCTTTTTCTTGCCGACCGAAGAGCAGGCGATCGAGAAGTTAAGCCAGGTGAAATAG